The window CCccatttaccttctttctagagcATCTGAGAGAGAGCCCCAGACCCCAGCACCTACAGGTAGGATTTCCTGACTGCGTGTGGCGAGGTGCATGCTGGGGGCACAGACCCCTTTGTGGAGGCTGGGGAACTCCGAGCAGAGGGGGGCCTTTGGCTCAGGGGTCCCTCAGCGGGCAGGGCCCGGCCCGAGGCGGGTGGCGTCTCGCTCCCCCAGCAGGGCAGGCTTAACCGTGTGCTGTGTCCCCACTAACATGACCCCCACGCCCCTGCCCGCTCCCTCACcctgtccccttctctctccacAAGGATGGCCGAGGGCAAGGTCCAGGAGGCGTCCACAATGACCTTCCCAGGCGCCAGGGAAGTCGCGCTGACCCCGCCGCCGCCCCCCGCCCAGGATGACCTGCCCTTGCCCCCTCCCAAGGAGGCTTTCTCCAAGTTCTACCAGCAGCGGCAGGCCAACGAGCTCCGGAGGCTCTACCGCCACATCCACCCAGAGCTGCGCAAGAATCTGGAGGAAGCCGTGGCTGAGGACCTGGCCGAGGTCCTGGGGGCCGAGGAGCCCACGGAAGGGGACGTCCAGTCCATGCGCTGGATCTTTGAGAACTGGAGTCTGGACACCATTGGGGATCACCAGCCCCACCAGAGGCTGACAGACGGCGAGGCGGTCCCCGGAGGCGATGTGCGAGCCACGTCCAAGAAGTTCGAGGACGGCTCTTTCGGCGGCTCAGACCAGGCGCCCGCCAAGCCCGAGCCCATCCAGGGGGACGTCCGGACGGTCCGGTGGCTGTTCGAGACCCAGCCAATGGACGCGCTGACCAGTCAGACAGATATCCAGAAAGCCGTGCTCCGCGAGCCCCCGCCTGGCGGGGATGTGCAAGGTACCAGGACCCTCTTCGAAACCAGGCCGCTGGACAGCCTGGGCCGGGCAGCCTCTGCCCAGGAGCAAAGTCCCCTGCAGCTGCGCTCCGAGATCCAGGAGCTGAAGGGGGACGTGAAGACCACAGTGAAGCTCTTCCAGACGGAGCCCCTGTGCGCCATCCGGGACCCCGAGGGCGGCATACACGAGGTTCGGGCGGCCTGCCGGGAGGAGATCCAGAGCACCGCGGTGAGGACAGCCCGCTGGCTGTTTGAGACCAAGCCGCTGGACGCCATCAATCGGGACCCGAGCCAGGTGCGGGTGATCAGGGGGATCTCCCTGGAGGAGGCGGCCCGGCCGGACATCAGCAACACGCGCTGGCTCTTTGAGACGCAGCCACTCGACGCCATCCGAGAGGTGACCATCGACGAGAAGGACTTCCAGCCTTCCCCGGACCTCATCCCCCCCGGCCCCGACGTCCAACAGCAGCGAATGCTGTTTGAGACGTGGGCCCTGGACACACTGAAGGGCGAGGACGCGCCCCAGGAGGACGCGGCCGCCAAGGAGGCTGTGGTCGGAGGGGATGTCCGATCCACGCTGTGGCTGTTTGAGACGCGGGCCCTGGAGACTCCCAGTCGGGAGGTCCAGGTGGGGCGCCTGCAGCAAGTCAGGCAGCCGGAGGGCGACGGGAGGGACTTGGAGGGCGCCTCCAAATCGGCCCTCGGCCAGCCCCCCGCCGGGGACGGGGAAGCAAAGGGGGACGTGAAGGCTTTCAAGAAGCTGTTTGAGACTCTCCCTCTGGACAGCATCGGGCAGGAGAAGCCGGCTGGCCCGGCGGAGGAGAGGAAGCCGAGGGAGGGCACGTTCGCCGGCCAGGTGCAAGCCGGCCAGGCCCTGTTTGAAAAATGGCCTCTCTACGCCATCCAGGATGGCCAAGGAGGCCTCCACGCTCTGACCTCGGTCAGCAGGGAGCAGGTGGTTGGGGGCGACGTTCAGGGCTCCAGGTGGATGTTTGAGACACAGCCCCTGGACCGGCTGGGCCAGAGTCCTGAGAGGGTGGACGTCATCCGGGGGGTCACCCGCCAGGAGGTCGTGGCTGGGGACGTCAGCAGCGGTCGCTGGCTGTTTGAGACACAGCCCCTGGAGGTCATCCACCGGCAGCAGCAGGAGAAAGAGGGCAAAGAGGAGGAGCCCCCGGCGGAGGCGCCCCCCAAGTGTAGCGTGCAGACCATGCGCTGGCTTTTCGAGACCCGTCCCATCCAGGCCCTGTCGGGGCCAGAGGTCACGGGTGCCGGGCCCCAGTCCGACGTGCGCTCTTACACGTGGATGTTTGAGAGCCAGCCCCGAGAGGGGCCCGGGGGGCCCGGAGAGCAGCACCTGCAGGTCAGACAGGCCTCCCCGCCCAGCACAGACCAACAGATGGAGGCTCATGTCTTTGAAACGGAGCCCCTGCTTTCCACTCAGGCTGGCGGAGGGAAGGACCCCGTCCATTACTGCAGCCGTGTGGAGATTCCCATCGGGCAGGTCTCCCGAAGGAAGGAGGCCTTCGAGGGCCCGCTGGCGGCCGGAGGCCCGAGGGAGGAGCCCGCGACGCCACCCACACCGGGTGGCTCCGTGCGCAAGTTTACGTGGCTCTTTGAGAACTGCCCCATGGACCGCTTACAGGCAGAGGCCGGGGGCATCCAGGAGATGCCCCCGGAGAAGGGCACAGTCACCGCCGCCTCGGGAAAGAGGTTTGTCTTTGAGACCGGCTCCCTGGGGGAGCTCCCGGACGACGTGGACGAGTCAGAGCTGCTGAGAATTGAGAAGAAGGCGGTGGAGGGGGGGCCCGGCTCCCCCCAGACCCTCCGCTTCGAGAGCCAGCCGCTGTACGTGCTGCCGGACCGCCAGGGCCGGCTCCACGAGGTCACGGCCGTGAGGAAGGAAGAGGTGCAGAAGGCGGACTCCCGGGGCGCCCGCTGGGTCTTCGAGACCAGGCCGCTGGCCCCCGGTCCCGGAAGCGGGGAGGAGGTCTTCGTGCTCCGAGCCGTGACCCAGGAGGACATCCGCCAGGGGGAGCGCAGGGCGGCCCGCTGGAAGTTTGAGACAGAACCCCTGGAGCCCACCAGACCCGGCCCCACAGAGGGCACGGGGCGGCCGGTGGGCAGCTACGTGAGGACCGTGAGTGTGAGCGACGTGCAGCAGGGGAGCGTCCGCACCTCCACCTGGCTCTTTGAGAACCGGCCCCTGGACTCCCTGAAGGGCGGCTCCGAGCCGGCCCCCGAGCCGGCCCCGGCCGTGCAGAGGCAGGACAGCCGCCGCGGGGACGTGAAGCGCTGCACGTGGCTCTTTGAGACGCAGCCCCTCGACCGGCTGCGGGAGCCCGCGGCCCCGGAGGAGGCGCCCCCCGAGGAGCTGCCCCGAGCGGACGTGAAGAGCACCACGTGGCTCTTTGAGAGCACGCCCCTGGACCGGCTCCGCGACCCTGCGCCCCCCGAGGAGCGCCCCCGGGAGCAGGTGCCCGCGGGGGACGTGAAGGGCACCACCCGCCTGTTCGAGAGCAAGCCCCTGGGTCACACGGAGGCCCAGAAGTCCAGAGGCCAGGAGGAGAGGGAGGCAGCCGCGGGGGAGACCCTGTGCAGGCTGCACCGCAGCCCGGGTGTCCTGCAGGGGTCAGGGATCCTCATCGAAGCGCACACGGCCCGGACAGTGCGCATGGCCAAGTACCAGCTGCCCGGCCAGGAGCCGCCTCGGGTGCAAAAGGAGGAGCTGGTCCTGGGGGAGCTTCCCAGGATCCTCCGCCGGGTGACGCAGGGCCCAGACGTGGATCCTCAGGGGCTGCTGGTGCGGGAGGACGAGGCAGGCCTCATGAAGCCCGAGCCGCTGCTGCTCTCCGCCCTGGCTGACAGTGGCCACGAGGTCTGGGACTTGCTGGCCTGGAGCTGGGCCCCCTCTGGAGCCAGAACCGGGCTGGTGATCCAAGAGACCGAGCGGGGCCTGGTGAAGCTGCTGGTCTACTCGCTCCGGCTCCCGCCCGGGGCCCCGGAGAGGGGCAGTGTCCAGCTGTTAGCCAGCTGCATCGAGAAGGGGGATCTGAGCTCCCTCAAGAGCCTGCAATGGGAGCCACCCACCGAGAGCCCCAGCCCGGCCGAGGGCACGAGCCCCCCATGCCAAACTCCTGCTACCGCATCTTTGGAGAAGAAGGTCATCCACGTGGCTTTGCCGGACGGGGGAATAGGGGGTCCGAGGGGCACGGGAGCCACTTCCACCGATCTTCTGAGCAAGGAGGCATGGGCGGAGCCTAGGGGGCTGCAGAAGCCCCCTGTGACTGCTGGAGACCCACGGGCTGCCCCATCTGGGAGTGTGCCAGGCCCCGACCTCCAGGTAGCCATGCAGAACCTGCGGCAGGCCACGGCCGAGGCCCAGAACCTCCAGCACCACATGCAGAGCAAGCACAAGCCGAAGGCCGTGTCCCCGGCCCAGGAGGCCCTCCATGACAGGCAGCCACCAGAGCCAGCCCCGCCGGGCAGCCCGGCCCCCAGAATCTCCAGGGCACCGATGCCCAGCGTCCTAGTGACCCCCGGGGTCCGCAGCAAGGTCAGTGCCGGTCAGGAGGCGCCAGTGGAAGGGTCGCTTGGGGGGAGGGTGCCCATTCAGGATGGCATCTACTCGGCCAAGGCCGTGAGCACCTTCATGCCCCCCGCT of the Sarcophilus harrisii chromosome 1, mSarHar1.11, whole genome shotgun sequence genome contains:
- the XIRP1 gene encoding xin actin-binding repeat-containing protein 1 isoform X1, giving the protein MAEGKVQEASTMTFPGAREVALTPPPPPAQDDLPLPPPKEAFSKFYQQRQANELRRLYRHIHPELRKNLEEAVAEDLAEVLGAEEPTEGDVQSMRWIFENWSLDTIGDHQPHQRLTDGEAVPGGDVRATSKKFEDGSFGGSDQAPAKPEPIQGDVRTVRWLFETQPMDALTSQTDIQKAVLREPPPGGDVQGTRTLFETRPLDSLGRAASAQEQSPLQLRSEIQELKGDVKTTVKLFQTEPLCAIRDPEGGIHEVRAACREEIQSTAVRTARWLFETKPLDAINRDPSQVRVIRGISLEEAARPDISNTRWLFETQPLDAIREVTIDEKDFQPSPDLIPPGPDVQQQRMLFETWALDTLKGEDAPQEDAAAKEAVVGGDVRSTLWLFETRALETPSREVQVGRLQQVRQPEGDGRDLEGASKSALGQPPAGDGEAKGDVKAFKKLFETLPLDSIGQEKPAGPAEERKPREGTFAGQVQAGQALFEKWPLYAIQDGQGGLHALTSVSREQVVGGDVQGSRWMFETQPLDRLGQSPERVDVIRGVTRQEVVAGDVSSGRWLFETQPLEVIHRQQQEKEGKEEEPPAEAPPKCSVQTMRWLFETRPIQALSGPEVTGAGPQSDVRSYTWMFESQPREGPGGPGEQHLQVRQASPPSTDQQMEAHVFETEPLLSTQAGGGKDPVHYCSRVEIPIGQVSRRKEAFEGPLAAGGPREEPATPPTPGGSVRKFTWLFENCPMDRLQAEAGGIQEMPPEKGTVTAASGKRFVFETGSLGELPDDVDESELLRIEKKAVEGGPGSPQTLRFESQPLYVLPDRQGRLHEVTAVRKEEVQKADSRGARWVFETRPLAPGPGSGEEVFVLRAVTQEDIRQGERRAARWKFETEPLEPTRPGPTEGTGRPVGSYVRTVSVSDVQQGSVRTSTWLFENRPLDSLKGGSEPAPEPAPAVQRQDSRRGDVKRCTWLFETQPLDRLREPAAPEEAPPEELPRADVKSTTWLFESTPLDRLRDPAPPEERPREQVPAGDVKGTTRLFESKPLGHTEAQKSRGQEEREAAAGETLCRLHRSPGVLQGSGILIEAHTARTVRMAKYQLPGQEPPRVQKEELVLGELPRILRRVTQGPDVDPQGLLVREDEAGLMKPEPLLLSALADSGHEVWDLLAWSWAPSGARTGLVIQETERGLVKLLVYSLRLPPGAPERGSVQLLASCIEKGDLSSLKSLQWEPPTESPSPAEGTSPPCQTPATASLEKKVIHVALPDGGIGGPRGTGATSTDLLSKEAWAEPRGLQKPPVTAGDPRAAPSGSVPGPDLQVAMQNLRQATAEAQNLQHHMQSKHKPKAVSPAQEALHDRQPPEPAPPGSPAPRISRAPMPSVLVTPGVRSKVSAGQEAPVEGSLGGRVPIQDGIYSAKAVSTFMPPAGPLPAKGELEARPQQGTFLPGAPTPPRIGGLDTGSGAEGEGPRGCVQAALQSLGKASMNVSKGDIRAALIYQDAARRVCRPTPSPATGPQALNAFPPPPAAVTGAQLPPPAGPEDDALSCAVGPQKPHTHLPSPASGQRPPERAETVPQKPHAHLPGPASGQKPPERTETVPQKPHSILLSPAFGQRPPEKAEAETAPQKSCAHLPGPASGQRPPERAEMAVLVTRKKPALPPKPAHLTGPAHGLAPKYPGLPTSPGEAPSPSPPHQTSGPPGGLLGGSHHPSLATSQASEKQAGGSGVQAPATRSPRTLMPPEGDPAPLQGPRGPPGPEPQAEAEAGPQQPQEEIPQGHVQETKDIFENLRKQQELRAILSRVKAMEEEAVSGVDVKALQSLFEAVPEWVGKRPPTSEPREARPGQVSPVGPKEVSSVELAFGDLARASAEVACLKEQTLARLLDIEKAIRKALSSVSSLKPEADITPLSGLLPDPLREGSLSPSPRESGAVVSAPLGSKAGSEQPGPEGGEKAKVGGLAKAQDPRKMENQAAVRAQPPAGSENQRTELGVPRVLPSRGSSPSSPSFISIHSAARKPPSPGDSPDISHLSRDTMHSLPRRPLAVAQEPLEATPIDRGHGEPEPSPGASPLLPRRQKSVLELQTGPRGSQLYGATHTVTEQYEEVDPFGNKIITSSTTVTKQADGPARGGYEGTSPLLRRYLHNASRANGALREAGMVCVTFGNSQPSGN
- the XIRP1 gene encoding xin actin-binding repeat-containing protein 1 isoform X2; the protein is MAEGKVQEASTMTFPGAREVALTPPPPPAQDDLPLPPPKEAFSKFYQQRQANELRRLYRHIHPELRKNLEEAVAEDLAEVLGAEEPTEGDVQSMRWIFENWSLDTIGDHQPHQRLTDGEAVPGGDVRATSKKFEDGSFGGSDQAPAKPEPIQGDVRTVRWLFETQPMDALTSQTDIQKAVLREPPPGGDVQGTRTLFETRPLDSLGRAASAQEQSPLQLRSEIQELKGDVKTTVKLFQTEPLCAIRDPEGGIHEVRAACREEIQSTAVRTARWLFETKPLDAINRDPSQVRVIRGISLEEAARPDISNTRWLFETQPLDAIREVTIDEKDFQPSPDLIPPGPDVQQQRMLFETWALDTLKGEDAPQEDAAAKEAVVGGDVRSTLWLFETRALETPSREVQVGRLQQVRQPEGDGRDLEGASKSALGQPPAGDGEAKGDVKAFKKLFETLPLDSIGQEKPAGPAEERKPREGTFAGQVQAGQALFEKWPLYAIQDGQGGLHALTSVSREQVVGGDVQGSRWMFETQPLDRLGQSPERVDVIRGVTRQEVVAGDVSSGRWLFETQPLEVIHRQQQEKEGKEEEPPAEAPPKCSVQTMRWLFETRPIQALSGPEVTGAGPQSDVRSYTWMFESQPREGPGGPGEQHLQVRQASPPSTDQQMEAHVFETEPLLSTQAGGGKDPVHYCSRVEIPIGQVSRRKEAFEGPLAAGGPREEPATPPTPGGSVRKFTWLFENCPMDRLQAEAGGIQEMPPEKGTVTAASGKRFVFETGSLGELPDDVDESELLRIEKKAVEGGPGSPQTLRFESQPLYVLPDRQGRLHEVTAVRKEEVQKADSRGARWVFETRPLAPGPGSGEEVFVLRAVTQEDIRQGERRAARWKFETEPLEPTRPGPTEGTGRPVGSYVRTVSVSDVQQGSVRTSTWLFENRPLDSLKGGSEPAPEPAPAVQRQDSRRGDVKRCTWLFETQPLDRLREPAAPEEAPPEELPRADVKSTTWLFESTPLDRLRDPAPPEERPREQVPAGDVKGTTRLFESKPLGHTEAQKSRGQEEREAAAGETLCRLHRSPGVLQGSGILIEAHTARTVRMAKYQLPGQEPPRVQKEELVLGELPRILRRVTQGPDVDPQGLLVREDEAGLMKPEPLLLSALADSGHEVWDLLAWSWAPSGARTGLVIQETERGLVKLLVYSLRLPPGAPERGSVQLLASCIEKGDLSSLKSLQWEPPTESPSPAEGTSPPCQTPATASLEKKVIHVALPDGGIGGPRGTGATSTDLLSKEAWAEPRGLQKPPVTAGDPRAAPSGSVPGPDLQVAMQNLRQATAEAQNLQHHMQSKHKPKAVSPAQEALHDRQPPEPAPPGSPAPRISRAPMPSVLVTPGVRSKLL